From Pseudomonas vanderleydeniana, the proteins below share one genomic window:
- the madM gene encoding malonate transporter subunit MadM yields MWGLIEKALEHNGLITAFALVGVVMWLSAVLSKRLTFGRIHGSAIAIVIGLVLAWVGGTLTGGQKGLADMALFSGIGLMGGAMLRDFAIVATAFEVQATEARKAGLIGAVSLLLGTVLPFIVGASMAWTFGYRDAVSMTTIGAGAVTYIVGPVTGAAIGASSDVIALSIATGLIKAIIVMVGTPVAARWMGLDNPRSAMVFGGLAGTVSGVTAGLAATDRRLVPYGALTATFHTGLGCLLGPSVLFFIVRGLVG; encoded by the coding sequence ATGTGGGGTCTCATCGAGAAAGCACTGGAACACAACGGTTTGATCACCGCCTTCGCCTTGGTCGGTGTGGTGATGTGGCTGTCGGCGGTGCTGTCCAAGCGCCTGACCTTCGGCCGGATTCACGGTTCGGCGATCGCCATCGTGATCGGGTTGGTCCTGGCCTGGGTGGGCGGCACGCTGACCGGCGGGCAGAAGGGCCTGGCGGACATGGCGCTGTTCTCCGGGATCGGCCTGATGGGCGGCGCCATGCTGCGTGACTTCGCAATTGTCGCCACGGCCTTCGAGGTACAGGCCACCGAGGCCAGGAAGGCCGGGCTGATCGGGGCTGTGTCGTTGCTGCTGGGGACCGTGCTGCCGTTCATCGTCGGTGCGAGCATGGCCTGGACCTTCGGTTATCGCGACGCGGTCAGCATGACCACCATCGGTGCCGGGGCGGTGACCTACATCGTCGGGCCGGTGACGGGCGCGGCGATTGGTGCCAGTTCCGATGTGATCGCCCTGTCGATTGCCACGGGATTGATCAAGGCGATCATCGTGATGGTCGGCACGCCGGTGGCGGCGCGCTGGATGGGCCTGGACAACCCGCGTTCGGCGATGGTGTTCGGCGGCCTGGCCGGCACCGTCAGTGGTGTCACGGCTGGCCTGGCGGCAACGGATCGGCGCCTGGTGCCCTACGGTGCGCTGACGGCGACCTTCCACACCGGACTGGGCTGCCTGCTCGGGCCATCGGTGCTGTTCTTCATCGTGCGTGGCCTGGTGGGTTGA
- the madL gene encoding malonate transporter subunit MadL, with protein MIIYGVALLAACTLAGVVLGDLLGVLLGVKSNVGGVGIAMILLICARLWMHKRTGMSKDCELGVGFWGAMYIPVVVAMAANQNVVTALHGGPVAVLAAIGSVVLCGCTIALISRTNRGEPLPAEPSAPVPDAHAVGGR; from the coding sequence ATGATTATTTACGGTGTGGCACTGCTGGCGGCCTGTACGTTGGCCGGTGTGGTTCTGGGCGACCTGCTGGGTGTACTGCTGGGGGTCAAGTCGAATGTCGGCGGGGTCGGGATCGCCATGATCCTGTTGATCTGCGCGCGCCTGTGGATGCACAAGCGCACAGGCATGAGCAAGGATTGCGAACTGGGCGTCGGCTTCTGGGGCGCCATGTACATTCCGGTGGTGGTCGCCATGGCGGCCAACCAGAATGTGGTCACCGCGCTGCACGGTGGCCCGGTGGCGGTATTGGCGGCCATCGGCTCGGTGGTGCTGTGTGGTTGCACCATTGCCCTGATCAGCCGCACCAACCGTGGCGAGCCGTTGCCGGCCGAACCGTCGGCCCCGGTGCCGGATGCCCATGCCGTGGGAGGTCGCTGA
- the mdcH gene encoding malonate decarboxylase subunit epsilon, protein MSSLLAFPGQGAQQPGMLRRLPDATVVRQCLVEAGEVLGEDLALLDTEQALASTRAVQLCLLVAGVAAARLLLEDGPAPAYVAGLSIGAYPAAVLAGVLEFSDALRLVSLRGRLMQQAYPQGYGMTALIGLELAAVDNLLAQVHGPQTPVYLANINADNQCVIAGSDAAMAAVGAAMKQGGVARRLAVSVPSHCPLLDEPAQQLAAAFADVPMRAPRLGYLSGSSARLLRSAEQIRDDLAFNMCRLVDWRGTVQSAYERGVRLQIELPPGTVLTGLARRVFEQGSVIAFDAARLDSLKALLDEEGRRHR, encoded by the coding sequence GTGAGCAGCCTGCTGGCGTTTCCCGGCCAGGGCGCGCAGCAGCCCGGTATGCTGCGGCGCTTGCCCGATGCGACGGTGGTTCGCCAATGCCTGGTCGAAGCCGGCGAGGTGCTGGGAGAGGACCTGGCGCTGCTGGACACGGAGCAGGCGCTGGCCTCGACCCGCGCGGTGCAGCTCTGCCTGCTGGTCGCCGGGGTGGCCGCAGCCCGGCTGCTGCTGGAGGATGGCCCGGCGCCGGCTTATGTCGCTGGCCTGTCGATCGGGGCCTACCCGGCGGCGGTACTGGCCGGGGTACTGGAGTTCAGCGATGCGCTGCGCCTGGTCAGCCTGCGCGGCAGGCTGATGCAGCAGGCTTATCCACAGGGCTATGGCATGACCGCGTTGATCGGCCTGGAGCTGGCGGCTGTGGATAACTTGCTGGCCCAGGTGCATGGCCCGCAGACACCGGTCTACCTGGCCAACATCAATGCCGACAACCAATGCGTGATCGCCGGCAGCGATGCGGCAATGGCGGCGGTTGGCGCGGCGATGAAGCAGGGCGGTGTCGCTCGCCGCCTGGCCGTCAGCGTGCCGTCGCACTGTCCATTGCTGGACGAGCCGGCGCAGCAGTTGGCGGCGGCATTCGCCGATGTGCCGATGCGGGCGCCACGCCTGGGGTACTTGAGCGGCAGCAGCGCCCGGTTGCTGCGCAGCGCTGAACAGATTCGCGATGACCTGGCCTTCAACATGTGCCGGCTCGTCGACTGGCGTGGCACCGTACAGAGCGCCTACGAGCGCGGTGTACGGCTGCAGATCGAACTGCCACCGGGTACGGTGTTGACCGGCCTGGCGCGTCGGGTATTCGAACAGGGCAGCGTGATCGCCTTCGACGCTGCCCGACTGGACAGCCTCAAGGCACTGCTGGATGAGGAGGGACGCCGCCACCGATAG
- a CDS encoding malonate decarboxylase holo-ACP synthase: MRSDTYLPHDLLWGLNPEQLPAQAPAWVAEALDQGQPVVLRRAPASAEQLPVGVRGALREQRFATLMLRARVERRVCPEALVDSPLAVRDWPALRALRQVRPLLDASGLAWGVSGSAGFELATGLPTLHAQSDLDLILRTPHVLSRHEAAALLQQLDNPFCRVDLQLQTPLGAVALAEWAGQAQRVLLKADSGARLVADPWSLQEQAA; this comes from the coding sequence ATGCGTAGTGATACCTATCTTCCCCACGACCTGCTCTGGGGGCTGAACCCGGAGCAACTGCCGGCGCAGGCGCCGGCCTGGGTGGCCGAGGCCCTGGACCAGGGGCAGCCGGTGGTGCTGCGGCGGGCGCCGGCGAGCGCGGAGCAACTGCCGGTGGGCGTGCGCGGGGCGTTGCGCGAGCAGCGTTTTGCCACGTTGATGCTGCGGGCGCGGGTCGAGCGCCGGGTCTGTCCGGAGGCGCTGGTCGACAGTCCGCTGGCGGTGCGGGACTGGCCGGCCTTGCGCGCGCTGCGCCAGGTGCGGCCGCTGCTCGATGCCTCGGGATTGGCTTGGGGCGTTAGCGGCAGTGCCGGTTTCGAACTGGCGACCGGCCTGCCGACCCTGCATGCGCAGAGCGACCTGGACCTGATCCTGCGCACGCCCCACGTGCTGTCGCGGCACGAGGCCGCTGCTTTGCTGCAGCAGCTCGACAACCCGTTCTGCCGCGTCGACCTGCAATTGCAGACTCCGCTGGGTGCGGTGGCGCTGGCGGAATGGGCTGGCCAGGCGCAGCGGGTGCTGCTCAAGGCGGACTCGGGCGCACGGTTGGTGGCCGATCCCTGGAGTCTTCAGGAGCAAGCAGCGTGA
- the mdcE gene encoding biotin-independent malonate decarboxylase subunit gamma, translating to MSAPSLRGLHWFQALAGDAAEIAGLPASLKAADIRLGDQQARLLAVVPDAANRFARARSGEVGLLEGWNLAKAVDQVIEADAANARKRALIAIVDVPSQAYGRREEALGIHLALAAAADSYARARLAGHAVIALLVGKAMSGAFLAHGYQANRLIALRDPGVMVHAMGKASAARVTLRSVEELESLAASVPPMAYDIDSYASLGLLWKVLDVQRIEQPTAEDLASVQDCLAAAIGDATQRGTDLGGRLGAQNRAASSRVRQLLREQW from the coding sequence ATGAGCGCCCCGTCCCTGCGCGGTTTGCACTGGTTCCAGGCCCTGGCTGGCGACGCCGCCGAGATCGCCGGCCTGCCGGCTTCGCTGAAGGCCGCCGATATCCGCCTGGGTGACCAGCAGGCCCGGCTGCTGGCGGTGGTACCGGATGCGGCCAATCGTTTTGCCCGTGCCCGCAGCGGCGAAGTCGGCCTGCTGGAAGGCTGGAACCTGGCCAAGGCGGTGGATCAGGTGATCGAAGCCGATGCTGCCAACGCACGCAAGCGCGCACTGATCGCCATCGTCGACGTGCCGAGCCAGGCCTATGGGCGCCGCGAGGAAGCCCTGGGTATTCACCTGGCCCTGGCCGCCGCCGCCGACAGCTATGCCCGCGCCCGGCTGGCGGGGCACGCGGTGATCGCGCTGCTGGTGGGCAAGGCGATGTCGGGGGCGTTCCTCGCCCACGGCTACCAGGCCAACCGGCTGATCGCCCTGCGCGACCCCGGCGTGATGGTGCATGCCATGGGCAAGGCCTCGGCGGCGCGGGTCACCCTGCGCAGTGTCGAGGAGCTGGAAAGCCTGGCTGCCAGCGTGCCACCGATGGCCTATGACATCGATAGCTATGCCAGCCTGGGGCTGCTGTGGAAGGTCCTCGATGTGCAGCGGATCGAGCAGCCTACAGCGGAGGATCTGGCGAGCGTGCAGGACTGCCTGGCCGCCGCCATCGGCGACGCGACGCAGCGCGGCACGGACCTGGGCGGACGGCTGGGGGCGCAAAACCGCGCTGCGTCCAGCCGGGTCCGGCAACTGCTGCGCGAGCAGTGGTGA
- a CDS encoding biotin-independent malonate decarboxylase subunit beta — translation MTDSAALLNKHSFVELAARQRARALLDRGSFRELLDPFARVMSPWLERQGVVPQADDGVVIAKGSVDGLPVVVAAIEGAFQGGSLGEVGGAKIAGALELAAEDNRQGIPTRAVLLLETGGVRLQEANLGLAAIADIHAAIVDLRRYQPVIGVVAGSVGCFGGMSIAAALCSYLVVTQEARLGLNGPQVIEQEAGLEEYDSRDRPFIWSLTGGEQRFASGLVDRYVSDDVASIRQQVAALLAAGLPEAQRSRQADWYLQRLAELDAAPQIDPATVRRLFQGDRP, via the coding sequence ATGACTGACAGCGCAGCTCTGTTGAACAAGCACAGTTTCGTCGAACTCGCTGCCCGGCAGCGGGCGAGGGCGTTGCTCGACCGGGGCAGCTTCCGCGAACTGCTCGATCCCTTCGCCCGGGTCATGTCGCCCTGGCTCGAACGCCAGGGCGTGGTGCCCCAGGCCGATGACGGCGTGGTGATCGCCAAGGGCAGTGTCGACGGCCTGCCGGTGGTGGTCGCCGCCATCGAGGGGGCCTTCCAGGGCGGGAGCCTGGGCGAAGTAGGCGGGGCGAAGATCGCCGGTGCGCTGGAACTGGCCGCCGAGGATAACCGCCAGGGTATTCCCACCCGTGCCGTACTGCTGCTGGAGACCGGCGGCGTGCGCCTGCAGGAGGCCAACCTGGGGTTGGCGGCGATCGCCGACATCCATGCGGCCATCGTCGATCTGCGGCGCTATCAGCCGGTGATCGGCGTGGTGGCCGGCAGTGTCGGTTGCTTTGGTGGCATGTCGATTGCGGCGGCGCTGTGCAGTTACCTGGTGGTGACCCAGGAGGCCCGCCTGGGCCTCAACGGACCGCAGGTGATCGAACAGGAGGCGGGGCTCGAGGAATACGACTCCCGCGACCGGCCTTTCATCTGGAGCCTGACCGGTGGCGAGCAGCGCTTCGCCAGTGGCCTGGTGGATCGTTATGTAAGTGATGACGTGGCCTCGATCCGGCAACAGGTGGCTGCCCTGCTGGCGGCCGGCCTGCCCGAGGCCCAGCGCAGCCGGCAGGCGGACTGGTACCTGCAACGGCTGGCCGAGCTGGATGCCGCGCCGCAGATCGACCCCGCCACCGTTCGCCGTCTTTTCCAAGGAGATCGCCCATGA
- a CDS encoding malonate decarboxylase subunit delta, producing the protein MEKLSFEFPAGQPPRGRALVGCVGSGDLEVLLEPGRPGTLSIQVTTSVNGSAARWQHLFDRLFDGQLPPALAIDIHDFGATPGVVRLRLEQGFEEIGHD; encoded by the coding sequence ATGGAAAAACTGTCCTTCGAATTCCCCGCCGGGCAGCCGCCCCGGGGCCGAGCCCTGGTGGGCTGCGTCGGTTCCGGCGACCTGGAAGTGCTGCTCGAGCCCGGTCGTCCCGGTACCCTGTCGATCCAGGTGACGACCTCGGTCAATGGCAGCGCCGCCCGCTGGCAGCACCTGTTCGATCGTCTGTTCGACGGCCAACTGCCGCCGGCGCTGGCCATCGATATCCACGATTTCGGCGCCACGCCCGGCGTGGTCCGCCTGCGCCTGGAACAAGGCTTCGAGGAGATCGGCCATGACTGA
- a CDS encoding triphosphoribosyl-dephospho-CoA synthase gives MADAAISSREQTLWRAGLPASGCEATLKPLITERQVDLDARVYDGCAAERGQARSPHSVTAIDLPLREALGRIGREGEQAMLKTTGGVNTHRGAIWALGLLVAAAALEPAAHCAESLALRAARLALLEDRHAPQGNSHGQQVARRYGARGAREEAQLGFPSVTRLGLPQLRRSRLAGHGEQNARLDALLAIMTQLADTCVLYRAGLPGLQAMQQGARAVLEAGGSASLAGRRCLHELDQQLLAMNASPGGAADLLAACLLIDRLEQEAL, from the coding sequence ATGGCCGATGCGGCGATATCCAGCCGAGAGCAAACCTTGTGGCGAGCGGGCTTGCCCGCGTCGGGTTGCGAAGCGACCCTGAAACCTCTGATCACGGAGCGTCAGGTTGATCTGGACGCCAGGGTTTACGACGGCTGCGCCGCCGAACGCGGGCAAGCCCGCTCGCCACATTCAGTTACCGCAATCGACTTGCCGTTGCGCGAAGCCCTTGGTCGTATCGGCCGCGAAGGCGAGCAGGCAATGCTCAAGACCACTGGCGGGGTCAATACCCATCGTGGGGCGATCTGGGCCTTGGGCCTGCTGGTGGCTGCCGCGGCTCTGGAGCCTGCCGCCCATTGCGCCGAGAGCCTGGCACTGCGGGCCGCGCGCCTGGCCTTGCTGGAAGATCGGCATGCGCCGCAGGGAAACAGCCACGGACAACAAGTGGCCCGGCGTTATGGGGCCCGAGGCGCGCGGGAAGAGGCGCAGCTCGGCTTCCCGTCGGTAACCCGGCTCGGCTTGCCCCAACTGCGTCGCAGCCGTCTGGCCGGTCACGGCGAACAAAACGCCCGGTTGGATGCGTTGCTGGCGATCATGACCCAACTGGCTGACACCTGTGTGCTCTATCGCGCCGGCCTGCCGGGCCTGCAGGCAATGCAGCAGGGCGCCCGCGCGGTGCTGGAGGCCGGCGGCAGCGCCAGCCTGGCCGGTCGGCGCTGCCTGCATGAATTGGATCAACAGCTTTTGGCGATGAATGCATCACCAGGTGGCGCGGCGGATCTGCTTGCCGCCTGCCTGCTGATCGATCGTCTCGAACAGGAAGCCTTGTGA
- the mdcA gene encoding malonate decarboxylase subunit alpha yields MTTPNSPDSRWTRRRAEKQRRLDQVRALADGVVLPTDRIVAALEALIMPGDRVVLEGNNQKQADFLSRSLAQVDPSRLHDLHMIMPSVGRAEHLDLFERGIARKLDFSFAGTQSLRISQLLEDGLLEIGAIHTYIELYARLVVDLVPNVVLSAGFMADRAGNIYTGASTEDTPALIEPAAFSDGIVIVQVNQLVDDVSDLPRVDIPASWVDFVVVADRPFYIEPLFTRDPRHIKPVHVLMAMMAIRGIYEKHNVQSLNHGIGFNTAAIELILPTYGESLGLKGKICRNWTLNPHPTLIPAIESGWVESVHCFGTELGMENYIAARPDVFFTGRDGSLRSNRMVCQLAGQYAVDLFIGATLQVDGDGHSSTVTRGRLAGFGGAPNMGHDPRGRRHGTPAWLDMRLGSGDAPEALLERGKKLVVQMVETFQEGGKPTFVETLDAVEVARKSGMPLAPIMIYGDDVTHLLTEEGIAYLYKARSLEERQAMIAAVAGVTVIGLRHKPEDTARLRREGLIALPEDLGIRRTDASRELLAAKSVADLVQWSGGLYNPPARFRSW; encoded by the coding sequence ATGACAACCCCCAATTCCCCCGACTCGCGCTGGACGCGGCGCCGTGCCGAGAAGCAGCGCCGCCTCGACCAGGTGCGAGCCCTCGCCGATGGCGTGGTGTTGCCGACCGACAGGATCGTCGCCGCCCTGGAAGCCCTGATCATGCCGGGCGACCGGGTGGTGCTGGAGGGCAACAACCAGAAGCAGGCGGATTTCCTCTCGCGCTCCCTGGCCCAGGTCGACCCGAGCCGGCTCCACGATTTGCACATGATCATGCCCAGCGTTGGCCGGGCCGAGCACCTGGACCTGTTCGAGCGCGGCATCGCCCGCAAGCTGGACTTTTCCTTTGCCGGCACCCAGAGCCTGCGCATCAGTCAGTTGCTGGAAGATGGCCTGCTGGAAATCGGCGCGATCCACACCTACATCGAACTCTATGCGCGACTGGTGGTGGACCTGGTGCCCAACGTGGTGCTCAGCGCCGGGTTCATGGCCGACCGTGCCGGCAACATCTACACCGGCGCCAGCACCGAGGACACCCCGGCGCTGATCGAGCCGGCGGCCTTCAGCGACGGCATCGTGATCGTCCAGGTCAACCAGTTGGTCGACGATGTCAGTGACCTGCCGCGGGTGGACATTCCCGCGTCCTGGGTCGATTTCGTGGTGGTGGCCGACCGGCCGTTCTACATCGAACCGCTGTTCACCCGCGATCCTCGGCACATCAAGCCGGTGCACGTGCTGATGGCGATGATGGCGATTCGTGGGATCTACGAGAAACACAACGTGCAGTCGCTCAACCACGGGATCGGCTTCAACACCGCCGCCATCGAGCTGATCCTGCCGACCTACGGCGAGTCGCTGGGCCTGAAGGGCAAGATCTGCCGCAACTGGACGCTCAACCCGCACCCGACGCTGATTCCCGCCATCGAAAGCGGCTGGGTCGAAAGCGTGCACTGCTTCGGTACCGAGCTGGGCATGGAGAACTACATTGCCGCCCGGCCGGATGTGTTCTTCACCGGGCGCGACGGTTCGCTGCGCTCGAACCGGATGGTCTGCCAGCTGGCCGGGCAGTACGCGGTGGACCTGTTCATCGGCGCGACCCTGCAGGTCGACGGCGATGGCCATTCTTCCACGGTGACCCGGGGCCGCCTGGCCGGTTTCGGCGGCGCGCCGAACATGGGCCATGATCCCCGTGGCCGCCGGCATGGCACGCCGGCCTGGCTCGATATGCGCCTGGGCAGCGGCGACGCGCCCGAAGCCTTGCTCGAACGTGGCAAGAAGCTCGTGGTGCAGATGGTCGAGACCTTCCAGGAGGGGGGCAAACCGACCTTCGTCGAAACCCTCGATGCCGTCGAGGTGGCGAGGAAAAGCGGCATGCCACTGGCGCCGATCATGATCTACGGCGATGACGTCACCCACCTGCTGACCGAAGAGGGCATCGCCTACCTGTACAAGGCCCGCTCCCTGGAGGAGCGCCAGGCGATGATCGCCGCGGTGGCCGGCGTCACGGTCATCGGCCTGCGGCACAAGCCGGAGGACACGGCGCGGCTGCGGCGCGAAGGGCTGATCGCCTTGCCCGAGGACCTAGGTATCCGTCGCACCGATGCCAGCCGTGAGCTGCTCGCAGCCAAGAGCGTGGCCGACCTGGTGCAATGGTCGGGCGGCCTCTACAACCCGCCCGCACGCTTCAGGAGCTGGTAA
- a CDS encoding MFS transporter: protein MQRMQQMPEKKQQVTAIALIMLIVLLSVFPIDVLLPSFPALSEHFQRPSTDIALSVSLFVLGIALSQLFIGPLSDVFGRKYLLLGGIAVTLVGGLGCAVSVDFLPFMFFRMLQALGCGCFVLCQALIQDLFEGQERTRVRILQVTATGVLISLSPLAGTFLQWLWGWRGGFYVYCALALLIWLLAWRNLDNRSPVATPPRKNLLQGYRLVLGNFAFVGNYLLSALAFSCHFAFIVVSPILFMEQLGLSQFQYGLMLLGYGAAYIAGGFGAGWLNRRIAPDTQVVAGLGLILLSAPVMLLLSHQYERSALTILLPMLLCTAGTTLVRPTVSTRAMEIFPDNAGVAASAGSTLIFVAAALISALVSLFTRQLEWTLALSFIGFSTAGLVLNSRLGKHRSR from the coding sequence ATGCAACGGATGCAGCAAATGCCGGAAAAAAAGCAGCAAGTCACTGCTATCGCCCTGATCATGCTGATTGTCCTGCTCAGCGTATTTCCCATCGACGTGCTGCTGCCCTCGTTTCCAGCCCTCTCGGAGCATTTCCAGCGCCCGTCCACGGATATCGCCCTGTCCGTCAGCCTGTTCGTGCTCGGCATAGCCCTGTCGCAACTGTTCATCGGGCCGCTGTCGGATGTGTTCGGCCGCAAGTACCTGCTACTCGGCGGGATCGCGGTCACGCTGGTCGGCGGGCTGGGCTGCGCGGTGTCCGTCGACTTCCTGCCCTTCATGTTCTTCCGCATGCTCCAGGCCCTCGGCTGTGGCTGCTTCGTACTGTGCCAGGCGCTGATCCAGGACCTGTTCGAGGGACAGGAACGCACCCGGGTGCGCATCCTGCAGGTCACGGCTACCGGCGTGCTCATCTCGCTCTCGCCCCTGGCCGGGACTTTTCTGCAATGGTTGTGGGGCTGGCGCGGTGGCTTCTATGTCTACTGCGCCCTCGCGCTACTGATATGGCTGCTGGCCTGGCGCAATCTGGACAACCGCAGCCCTGTCGCCACGCCCCCACGCAAGAACCTGCTGCAAGGCTACCGCCTGGTGCTGGGCAACTTTGCCTTCGTCGGCAACTACCTGCTCTCGGCCCTGGCCTTCTCCTGCCACTTCGCTTTCATCGTGGTCTCGCCAATCCTGTTCATGGAACAGCTCGGCCTGTCGCAGTTCCAGTATGGGCTGATGCTGCTGGGATATGGTGCCGCCTACATAGCTGGCGGTTTCGGTGCCGGCTGGCTGAATCGCCGGATCGCCCCCGATACCCAGGTGGTCGCCGGCCTGGGGCTGATCCTGCTGTCGGCGCCGGTGATGCTGCTCCTGTCCCATCAATACGAGCGCTCGGCACTGACCATCCTGTTGCCGATGCTGCTGTGCACGGCCGGCACGACGCTGGTCCGCCCCACAGTCAGCACCCGGGCGATGGAGATCTTCCCGGACAATGCCGGTGTCGCCGCCTCGGCGGGCAGCACCCTGATATTCGTCGCGGCAGCGTTGATCAGTGCGCTGGTCAGCCTGTTCACCCGGCAGCTGGAGTGGACACTGGCATTGAGCTTCATCGGCTTCAGCACTGCGGGGCTGGTGTTGAACAGCCGGTTGGGCAAGCACCGCTCCAGATGA
- a CDS encoding chemotaxis protein CheW, which translates to MHENRANSLTGLMLPLADRYLLLPNVAVAELIDFQRGEPASDAPPWYLRQVTWRDRQLPLISFEAACGGAISVGERARIVVLNTLGGRPELRFIALVIQGIPRSYKLDSQLSFVDVPLCGLEKAAVQVGDLVAKIPDLPGLERLVLASGLA; encoded by the coding sequence ATGCATGAGAACCGTGCCAACAGCCTGACCGGCTTGATGCTGCCCCTGGCCGACCGCTACCTGCTGCTGCCGAACGTGGCGGTGGCCGAGCTGATCGACTTCCAGCGCGGCGAGCCGGCCAGCGATGCGCCGCCGTGGTACTTGCGCCAGGTGACCTGGCGCGACCGCCAACTGCCGCTGATCAGCTTCGAAGCCGCCTGTGGTGGTGCGATCAGCGTGGGCGAGAGGGCGCGGATCGTCGTCCTCAACACCCTGGGTGGGCGGCCGGAGCTGCGCTTCATTGCCCTGGTGATCCAGGGGATCCCGCGTTCGTACAAGCTCGACAGCCAGTTGAGCTTCGTCGACGTGCCGCTGTGCGGCCTGGAAAAGGCCGCGGTCCAGGTCGGCGACCTGGTGGCGAAGATCCCGGACCTGCCGGGGCTGGAACGCCTGGTGCTGGCGTCGGGGCTGGCCTGA